The following are from one region of the Alkalimarinus sediminis genome:
- the accA gene encoding acetyl-CoA carboxylase carboxyl transferase subunit alpha has product MNAYYLDFEQPIAELEEKIEELRMVGNDSDLNITEEINRLKSKSVTLTENIFSDLTAWDVARLARHPKRPYTLDYISHMFTDFDELHGDRAYADDPSIVGGIARLEGEPVMVIGHQKGREIKDKVRRNFGMPKPEGYRKACRLMEMAERFRMPILTFIDTPGAYPGIGAEERGQSEAIAHNLAVMSRLKTPIISTVIGEGGSGGALAIGVCDQLYMLEYSTYAVISPEGCASILWKSAEYASEAAEAMGITATKLQSLGFVDQLIDEPLGAAHRDHELVAENLKVALVSGLKDLKKLSTDELVEKRYQRLTSYDQFL; this is encoded by the coding sequence ATGAACGCTTACTATTTGGACTTCGAACAACCTATTGCAGAGCTCGAAGAGAAAATCGAAGAGCTAAGGATGGTTGGTAACGACAGTGATTTGAATATCACTGAGGAAATAAATCGCCTCAAAAGTAAGAGTGTGACGCTGACCGAAAATATTTTTTCGGATCTAACCGCATGGGATGTAGCACGCTTGGCACGTCACCCCAAACGCCCTTATACCCTAGATTACATCTCTCATATGTTTACTGACTTTGATGAGCTGCATGGTGATCGTGCTTATGCAGATGACCCATCAATTGTGGGTGGAATTGCGCGTCTTGAAGGTGAGCCTGTAATGGTAATAGGCCATCAGAAAGGGCGTGAGATAAAAGATAAAGTCAGACGTAATTTTGGCATGCCAAAACCAGAAGGGTATCGAAAAGCATGCCGATTAATGGAGATGGCGGAGCGTTTTAGAATGCCAATCTTAACCTTTATCGACACCCCTGGCGCATACCCTGGCATTGGTGCGGAAGAGCGTGGCCAGAGCGAGGCTATCGCCCATAATTTGGCGGTTATGTCTCGACTTAAAACCCCGATCATATCAACGGTAATAGGTGAGGGCGGCTCTGGAGGTGCATTAGCTATAGGCGTTTGTGATCAGCTTTATATGCTTGAATACTCAACCTATGCAGTTATATCCCCCGAGGGTTGTGCCTCCATCTTGTGGAAAAGTGCCGAGTATGCTTCAGAGGCCGCAGAAGCCATGGGTATTACGGCGACCAAACTACAATCACTGGGTTTTGTTGATCAGCTTATCGATGAGCCTTTAGGAGCCGCGCATCGAGACCATGAACTGGTGGCTGAGAACCTCAAGGTAGCCTTGGTTTCGGGTTTAAAGGATCTCAAAAAGCTATCAACGGATGAATTGGTTGAAAAGAGATATCAACGCCTGACATCTTATGATCAATTCCTCTGA
- the tilS gene encoding tRNA lysidine(34) synthetase TilS — protein MINSSDTGPLTGAPEIESSWFASLPLIIQKALQSIPVASHYYVALSGGLDSSLLLQLSNRYLRESREASLIAIHVHHGISQHADQWQSHCEAICHQSGVELVVRKVELKSSKKGVEEAARAARYSVFEQILPSDAVLLQGHHQNDQAETVLLRLMRGAGVKGLAGIPKTRALNSALIHRPFLAVSRSELLSLAEAWGVSWVEDDSNASVDYDRNYIRHEVIPKLESRWESAVSRLAVSSEHCRESAELEEALAKIDLVGITQDVFGPALSIAGLTQLPLSRQRNAVRYWLQHQRLGFPGEKRFQRIWTELLTARADANPLVEWPLGAVRRYRDAIFGLSANDISAQSDCITSNIVVDGWSTSKTDSALSDGLTKRELMIFKQSVMGRQYALRMVDSVNASISDVVTETEEVNIQPVKRLLVKAPADQVQVSIKFRQGGELFKPVGRHHHKPLKKWLHECNVPPWLRDSIPLLYYNESLVAMGDLLVADGFQGGSNSRNLEISWGQKLDHNQL, from the coding sequence ATGATCAATTCCTCTGATACAGGACCATTGACTGGGGCGCCAGAGATAGAGTCGTCTTGGTTTGCCTCGTTACCCCTCATCATACAAAAAGCCCTTCAGAGTATCCCTGTTGCGAGTCACTACTATGTAGCGCTCAGCGGAGGGTTGGACTCCTCACTATTACTGCAGCTCTCCAATCGTTATCTACGAGAGAGCCGGGAGGCATCTCTCATCGCTATCCATGTGCACCATGGTATCAGCCAGCATGCCGATCAATGGCAGTCTCACTGCGAAGCCATTTGCCATCAATCAGGTGTGGAGTTAGTGGTTCGGAAAGTTGAGCTTAAATCGAGCAAGAAGGGGGTTGAAGAGGCTGCTAGAGCTGCCCGTTATAGCGTATTTGAGCAGATCCTGCCTAGTGATGCGGTATTACTTCAAGGTCATCATCAGAATGATCAGGCAGAAACCGTTTTGTTAAGGTTAATGAGAGGGGCAGGAGTTAAAGGTCTTGCAGGAATACCTAAGACTCGCGCGCTAAATTCAGCACTCATACATCGGCCTTTTTTGGCTGTATCGAGATCTGAACTACTCAGTTTGGCTGAAGCATGGGGGGTTAGCTGGGTTGAGGATGACAGTAATGCTAGTGTTGATTACGATAGAAATTATATTAGGCATGAAGTTATTCCTAAGCTAGAAAGTAGATGGGAGAGTGCGGTCAGTCGGCTTGCAGTGTCGTCTGAGCATTGCCGAGAAAGTGCCGAACTGGAAGAAGCGTTGGCTAAGATTGATTTAGTCGGTATTACCCAAGATGTTTTTGGTCCTGCTCTATCGATTGCAGGGTTGACGCAGCTACCCTTGAGTCGACAGCGTAATGCTGTCAGGTACTGGTTGCAGCATCAAAGGTTAGGATTCCCCGGCGAAAAAAGATTTCAGCGTATATGGACTGAACTTCTGACTGCCAGAGCTGATGCCAATCCACTGGTAGAGTGGCCTTTGGGAGCTGTTAGGCGCTACCGAGATGCAATCTTTGGACTTTCGGCAAACGACATAAGCGCTCAGTCTGATTGTATTACAAGTAATATTGTTGTTGATGGCTGGTCAACCTCAAAAACTGATAGCGCATTGAGTGATGGGTTAACGAAGCGAGAGTTAATGATCTTTAAGCAGTCAGTAATGGGGCGACAATACGCCTTACGAATGGTTGATAGTGTCAACGCAAGTATAAGTGATGTCGTCACCGAAACTGAAGAAGTTAATATTCAACCGGTCAAAAGACTCCTGGTTAAAGCGCCTGCCGATCAAGTACAAGTTAGCATTAAATTTCGTCAGGGAGGAGAGCTTTTTAAGCCGGTGGGCAGGCATCATCACAAGCCGTTAAAAAAGTGGTTACATGAGTGTAATGTCCCTCCATGGTTGAGAGATTCGATTCCGTTGCTATATTACAATGAGAGTTTAGTAGCAATGGGCGATTTATTAGTGGCTGATGGTTTTCAGGGTGGAAGTAATTCAAGAAATCTAGAAATAAGTTGGGGCCAAAAGTTGGATCACAATCAATTGTAA
- a CDS encoding CTP synthase, with protein MTRYIFVTGGVVSSLGKGIASASLAAILESRGLKVTILKLDPYINVDPGTMSPFQHGEVFVTEDGAETDLDLGHYERYIRRTMTKRNNFTSGRVYEDVIRKERRGDYLGGTVQVIPHITDEIKRRVVEGAGDVDVALVEIGGTVGDIESQPFLEAIRQLRVEVGSQRSLFMHLTLVPYIATAGETKTKPTQHSVKEMRSIGLQPDILLCRSDHEIDASSRRKIALFTNVEERAVIGLEDADSIYKIPSMLHQSGLDDIIVERFNLDAQPADLSEWDEVVEAEANPTKEVTIAMVGKYMELLDAYKSLIEALKHAGIHNRTKIKTLYIDSEDIERDGTGVLESVDAILVPGGFGERGVEGKIKTVQYARENKVPYLGICLGMQVAVIEFARNVAGMEGAHSTEFTQESPYPVVGLITEWKDASGAVETRDEDSDLGGTMRLGGQECRLEEGTKAFESYGKPVVVERHRHRFEVNNNFLPKLSEAGLVISGRSMDGALVEIVEDPSHPWFVACQFHPEFTSNPRDGHGLFEGFVRAAFDNKK; from the coding sequence ATGACGCGCTATATATTCGTCACCGGTGGTGTTGTATCTTCTCTGGGCAAAGGCATTGCATCAGCCTCCTTGGCCGCAATATTGGAATCCAGAGGACTAAAAGTAACCATTTTAAAACTTGATCCATATATCAATGTTGATCCGGGCACGATGAGCCCATTTCAGCATGGAGAAGTGTTTGTTACGGAAGATGGTGCAGAGACGGATCTTGATCTAGGACACTACGAACGCTATATCCGAAGAACCATGACCAAACGCAATAACTTTACCAGCGGTAGAGTTTACGAAGATGTTATTCGTAAAGAGCGTCGTGGCGACTATCTAGGCGGGACTGTTCAGGTCATCCCTCATATTACTGACGAAATAAAGCGCCGAGTGGTTGAAGGTGCAGGTGATGTGGATGTCGCGTTGGTCGAAATTGGTGGTACTGTTGGTGATATTGAATCCCAGCCATTTTTAGAGGCTATTCGTCAATTAAGAGTTGAAGTAGGTAGTCAGCGTAGCTTATTTATGCACCTGACCTTGGTTCCTTACATTGCGACTGCTGGCGAAACTAAAACCAAGCCGACACAGCACTCTGTTAAAGAGATGCGCTCAATCGGCCTTCAGCCTGATATTTTATTATGTCGTTCAGATCATGAGATTGATGCGTCTTCACGTCGAAAGATTGCACTCTTCACCAATGTTGAAGAACGGGCAGTTATTGGTTTAGAAGATGCTGACAGCATTTACAAGATCCCATCAATGCTTCATCAGAGTGGCTTGGACGATATTATTGTTGAGCGCTTTAATCTTGATGCACAGCCTGCTGACCTGTCAGAGTGGGATGAGGTTGTTGAAGCTGAAGCAAACCCGACTAAAGAAGTCACGATTGCGATGGTCGGTAAATACATGGAGTTGCTCGATGCCTATAAGTCGCTAATCGAAGCGCTCAAGCATGCAGGCATTCATAATCGCACGAAAATTAAAACACTCTACATCGACTCCGAAGATATTGAGCGCGATGGCACTGGTGTTTTAGAGAGCGTAGACGCAATTCTAGTACCGGGTGGTTTTGGCGAGCGCGGTGTTGAAGGGAAGATTAAGACGGTTCAGTACGCCCGTGAAAACAAAGTACCTTATTTGGGTATTTGTTTGGGTATGCAGGTTGCCGTAATTGAGTTTGCAAGAAATGTAGCCGGTATGGAAGGCGCGCATAGTACTGAATTTACACAAGAATCACCGTATCCAGTGGTAGGCTTAATCACTGAATGGAAAGATGCTAGCGGCGCAGTTGAAACTCGCGATGAGGACTCTGATCTGGGTGGCACCATGCGCCTGGGTGGTCAAGAGTGTCGTTTGGAGGAGGGCACTAAAGCCTTCGAAAGTTACGGTAAGCCCGTTGTTGTAGAGCGTCACCGTCACCGTTTTGAAGTTAATAATAACTTCTTGCCTAAGTTGAGTGAAGCTGGATTAGTTATTTCAGGCCGCTCTATGGATGGCGCATTGGTCGAAATTGTAGAAGACCCAAGTCATCCATGGTTTGTTGCTTGTCAGTTCCACCCTGAGTTCACATCAAACCCGCGTGACGGACATGGCTTATTTGAAGGCTTCGTTCGAGCTGCTTTTGATAACAAAAAATAG
- the kdsA gene encoding 3-deoxy-8-phosphooctulonate synthase yields MSKVINVQNISVANDSPFVLFGGMNVLESRDLAMQIAEKYVEVTQKLGIPYVFKASFDKANRSSIHSYRGPGMDEGLKIFEEVKATFNVPVITDVHEVYQAAPVAEVCDVIQLPAFLARQTDLVMAMAKTGAVVNVKKPQFLSPSQMANIVDKFKEAGNENIILCERGSNFGYDNLVVDMLGFRTMKDCTGGLPLIFDVTHALQCRDPSGAASGGRRGQVAELARAGMAAGLAGLFLEAHPDPDNAKCDGPSALRLDKLEPFLQQIKAIDDLVKSLEPLDTE; encoded by the coding sequence ATGTCTAAGGTTATTAACGTTCAGAATATATCAGTGGCGAATGACAGCCCTTTTGTGCTGTTTGGCGGAATGAATGTATTGGAATCCCGCGATTTGGCTATGCAGATTGCAGAAAAATACGTAGAAGTGACCCAAAAGCTAGGTATCCCATACGTATTTAAAGCATCATTTGATAAAGCAAATCGGTCTTCAATCCACTCTTATCGTGGACCAGGAATGGATGAAGGTCTGAAGATATTTGAAGAAGTTAAAGCAACCTTTAACGTACCAGTGATTACAGATGTACATGAAGTTTACCAGGCTGCGCCAGTTGCAGAAGTGTGTGATGTAATTCAATTACCAGCATTCTTGGCCCGCCAAACAGACCTTGTGATGGCAATGGCTAAAACAGGGGCGGTGGTTAATGTGAAGAAGCCTCAGTTTCTGAGCCCTTCGCAAATGGCTAATATTGTCGACAAGTTCAAAGAAGCAGGTAACGAGAACATCATTTTATGTGAACGTGGCAGCAACTTCGGTTATGACAATCTAGTCGTTGATATGCTTGGCTTTAGAACGATGAAGGATTGCACGGGCGGATTACCTCTGATTTTTGATGTAACTCATGCATTGCAGTGTCGTGATCCTTCCGGAGCTGCGTCAGGTGGTCGTCGAGGTCAAGTAGCTGAACTGGCCCGAGCCGGTATGGCTGCTGGTTTGGCAGGGCTTTTCCTTGAGGCTCACCCAGACCCGGACAATGCTAAGTGTGACGGCCCAAGTGCATTACGTTTAGACAAATTAGAGCCGTTTTTGCAGCAAATTAAAGCAATTGATGATCTGGTTAAGAGTCTTGAGCCTTTAGATACTGAATAG
- the eno gene encoding phosphopyruvate hydratase yields the protein MAKIVDIKGREVLDSRGNPTVEADVFLEGGFVATACAPSGASTGSREALELRDGDKSRYLGKGVLNAVAGINTSIREALVGMDATDQRALDNKMLELDGTDNKAKLGANAILAVSLAAAKAAAQAKGVELYAHIADINGTSGQYSMPVPMMNILNGGEHADNNVDIQEFMVQPVTAPTFSEALRAGAEIFHALKKVLKSKGLNTAVGDEGGFAPNLESNEAALAVIKDAIAETGYELGKDITLALDCAASEFYESGQYNLSGEGKVFNSEGFSDYLDDLTKKYPIVSIEDGLDESDWDGWAYLTKKSGEAIQLVGDDLFVTNTRILKEGIDKSIGNSILIKFNQIGSLSETLDAIKMAKDAGYTAVISHRSGETEDTTIADLAVGTCAGQIKTGSLCRSDRVAKYNRLLRIEEQLGSAAPYKGLTEINGKVRV from the coding sequence ATGGCAAAAATCGTTGATATTAAAGGGCGCGAAGTACTAGATTCTCGTGGCAACCCAACCGTTGAAGCGGACGTCTTTTTAGAAGGTGGGTTTGTGGCAACCGCGTGTGCGCCATCTGGTGCATCAACCGGTTCGCGTGAAGCACTTGAATTGAGAGATGGCGATAAGTCTCGTTACTTGGGTAAAGGTGTATTAAACGCGGTTGCGGGTATCAATACCTCTATTCGCGAAGCGCTAGTAGGCATGGATGCAACTGATCAACGTGCATTAGACAATAAAATGCTTGAGTTGGATGGTACTGACAATAAAGCAAAATTGGGTGCAAACGCGATTCTTGCAGTTTCATTGGCTGCGGCCAAAGCAGCAGCGCAGGCAAAAGGTGTTGAGTTATACGCTCACATTGCAGATATCAATGGTACATCGGGCCAGTACTCTATGCCTGTACCAATGATGAATATCCTTAACGGTGGCGAGCACGCAGACAATAACGTTGATATTCAAGAGTTCATGGTTCAGCCAGTTACTGCGCCTACATTCTCTGAGGCGTTGCGTGCAGGTGCAGAGATATTTCATGCATTGAAAAAAGTATTGAAAAGCAAAGGTCTTAATACTGCAGTAGGTGATGAAGGCGGTTTTGCGCCTAACCTAGAATCAAATGAAGCTGCGTTAGCCGTTATCAAAGATGCTATTGCAGAAACCGGTTATGAGTTAGGCAAAGACATTACGCTAGCACTTGATTGCGCTGCTTCTGAATTTTACGAAAGTGGACAGTACAACTTATCTGGTGAAGGTAAAGTCTTTAACTCAGAAGGGTTCTCTGATTACTTGGATGATCTAACTAAAAAATACCCAATTGTATCGATTGAAGATGGTCTTGATGAGAGCGATTGGGATGGCTGGGCATACTTAACCAAGAAGTCTGGTGAAGCGATCCAGTTAGTAGGTGATGATTTGTTTGTAACCAATACTCGTATACTTAAAGAAGGTATCGACAAGAGTATCGGTAACTCTATTCTTATCAAATTCAATCAGATTGGTAGCCTGTCTGAAACGCTTGATGCGATTAAAATGGCAAAAGATGCCGGTTATACAGCGGTTATCTCTCACCGTTCGGGCGAGACTGAAGATACTACCATTGCTGACTTGGCAGTGGGTACTTGTGCAGGCCAGATCAAAACAGGCTCACTATGCCGATCTGACCGTGTAGCGAAGTACAACCGCTTGCTACGTATTGAAGAGCAGCTAGGTAGTGCAGCGCCATATAAAGGGTTGACCGAAATTAACGGTAAAGTAAGAGTTTAA
- the ftsB gene encoding cell division protein FtsB: protein MKWLWLLLTVFIVILQTRLWVGEGSFAQVWVLQKQIDEQVAGNQLLAERNALLDAEVLDLKSGNEAIEERARNHLGMIHKGESFYLLIDEQ from the coding sequence ATGAAATGGCTTTGGCTTCTACTAACTGTTTTTATCGTAATCTTGCAGACTCGCCTTTGGGTAGGAGAGGGTAGTTTTGCTCAGGTGTGGGTATTACAAAAGCAAATTGATGAACAGGTTGCCGGTAACCAGCTATTAGCGGAGCGGAACGCCCTGCTCGATGCAGAAGTACTAGATCTTAAATCAGGAAATGAAGCGATCGAGGAGCGTGCCAGAAATCACCTTGGTATGATTCATAAGGGCGAGTCGTTTTATTTGCTGATCGATGAGCAGTAG
- the ispD gene encoding 2-C-methyl-D-erythritol 4-phosphate cytidylyltransferase produces MTNINQKTSTIFSSSLKVQRVNYWVIVPAAGVGSRMKADRPKQYLPLLNKTVIEQTLDRLLSYPLFDRLLVGLSPEDQYWDTLPVSHHKQISRYDGGNERVDTVLNGLYAIADKAQPQDWVLVHDVARPCVTTDDIARMINALDDSSVGGILGVPVADTVKRVVDGGIVDTVDRSSLWRAYTPQMFRYQTLLSALEEGLQNGVTITDEASAIEAHGLVPQMIQGSAENIKITQPGDLEMAEIYLSRT; encoded by the coding sequence ATGACTAACATAAACCAAAAGACTTCAACTATCTTTTCTTCCTCATTGAAGGTGCAGCGAGTCAATTACTGGGTGATTGTTCCTGCCGCTGGCGTAGGTAGCAGGATGAAAGCTGACAGGCCTAAACAGTATCTCCCGTTACTCAATAAAACGGTTATAGAGCAAACATTAGATAGGCTTCTTAGTTACCCCTTGTTTGATCGTTTATTAGTGGGGCTCTCTCCAGAAGATCAGTACTGGGATACGCTACCTGTTAGTCACCATAAGCAAATATCTCGATACGACGGTGGCAATGAAAGGGTTGATACAGTGCTAAATGGCCTTTATGCAATTGCTGATAAGGCACAACCTCAAGACTGGGTGCTAGTTCACGATGTCGCTCGCCCTTGTGTCACGACAGATGATATAGCGCGAATGATAAACGCACTTGATGATAGCTCCGTTGGAGGAATCCTGGGAGTGCCAGTAGCAGACACAGTAAAGAGAGTCGTTGATGGTGGTATTGTGGATACTGTTGATCGCTCATCTCTTTGGCGCGCATATACGCCTCAAATGTTTCGCTACCAGACCTTACTAAGCGCTCTTGAAGAAGGCTTGCAGAATGGGGTGACTATTACTGATGAAGCCTCTGCAATAGAAGCGCACGGTCTCGTACCCCAAATGATCCAAGGTAGCGCTGAAAATATTAAAATCACTCAGCCAGGTGATCTCGAAATGGCTGAGATATATTTATCCAGAACATAG
- the ispF gene encoding 2-C-methyl-D-erythritol 2,4-cyclodiphosphate synthase: MSMPNIRVGQGYDVHAFEEGDHVTIGGVKIPYTHGLKAHSDGDVLLHALCDALLGAAALGDIGHHFPDTDAEWAGADSRALLRQVRSLIQPYSISNIDCTIVAQAPKMAPHILAMREKIAEDLMISVDAVSVKATTTEQLGFTGRKEGIACFATCLLIK; the protein is encoded by the coding sequence ATGAGTATGCCCAATATTAGAGTTGGCCAGGGTTATGACGTTCATGCATTTGAAGAGGGTGATCATGTAACGATCGGGGGGGTAAAGATCCCCTATACTCATGGCCTAAAAGCACACTCTGATGGGGATGTATTATTACATGCTCTCTGTGATGCGTTGTTAGGGGCGGCGGCACTAGGTGATATTGGGCATCACTTTCCAGATACTGATGCCGAGTGGGCAGGCGCAGATAGTCGGGCTCTGCTGCGACAGGTACGCTCATTAATACAGCCCTATAGCATATCCAATATAGACTGCACCATAGTGGCTCAAGCACCTAAGATGGCTCCGCATATTCTTGCAATGCGCGAGAAGATCGCTGAAGACCTTATGATAAGCGTGGATGCAGTGAGTGTTAAAGCGACCACGACTGAACAATTAGGCTTTACTGGCCGCAAAGAAGGTATCGCATGTTTTGCGACCTGTCTGCTGATTAAGTAG
- the truD gene encoding tRNA pseudouridine(13) synthase TruD encodes MEYNLSFPTVNENVCCQGVIRTTDADFFVEEMMDVSLTGEGEHVWLFVEKRGENTDFIARRLAKHAGVREMDIGYSGLKDRHAITQQWFSVYLGSRPEPEWCLLEDDSLQILSHHRHSHKLRRGQHHANRFALRICQLEGDIASLEQALEAVKHRGFPNYFGEQRFGRGGANVNKAAAMFERRIKATKSKRGFYLSAARSFLFNRVLAERINQNSWLKAPSDGPLYGELPRDLVDKTFENDDPNGHVGCSQLERVIFEQYPALTKGLYANRLKMEGRPLSVVPQNMSWKVLGDVLEVGFLLPTGSFATSLLNEVVNYRVFERSYPSEKE; translated from the coding sequence TTGGAATATAACCTATCTTTTCCAACCGTAAATGAAAACGTATGCTGCCAGGGTGTTATCAGAACCACTGATGCTGACTTTTTTGTTGAAGAGATGATGGATGTCTCGTTAACCGGAGAGGGTGAGCATGTTTGGCTTTTTGTTGAAAAAAGAGGGGAGAATACTGATTTTATTGCCCGCAGATTGGCAAAACATGCAGGCGTTAGGGAGATGGATATAGGTTATAGTGGGTTGAAAGATCGTCATGCCATCACTCAGCAGTGGTTTAGTGTCTATTTAGGTAGTCGCCCAGAGCCAGAGTGGTGTTTGTTAGAGGATGACAGTTTACAAATCCTCTCTCATCATCGCCATAGCCATAAGCTTCGGCGGGGTCAACATCATGCTAACCGCTTTGCACTTCGAATTTGTCAGCTTGAAGGTGATATAGCATCCTTAGAACAGGCATTAGAAGCTGTAAAGCACCGCGGCTTCCCAAACTATTTTGGCGAACAGCGTTTTGGTAGAGGTGGTGCTAACGTCAATAAGGCGGCTGCGATGTTTGAGCGCCGAATTAAAGCGACTAAAAGCAAGCGAGGGTTCTATCTCTCCGCTGCGCGATCCTTTCTATTTAATCGTGTTTTAGCAGAGCGGATTAATCAAAATAGTTGGCTGAAAGCACCTAGTGATGGCCCGCTATACGGTGAACTGCCTAGGGACTTGGTTGATAAAACCTTTGAAAATGACGACCCAAATGGGCATGTTGGTTGTAGTCAGCTTGAAAGAGTTATATTTGAGCAGTATCCCGCTCTGACTAAAGGCTTATATGCTAACCGCCTAAAAATGGAGGGGCGGCCACTGTCGGTAGTACCGCAAAATATGAGCTGGAAAGTATTAGGAGATGTTTTGGAAGTTGGTTTTTTGTTACCAACAGGATCATTTGCTACATCATTGTTGAATGAAGTAGTAAACTACAGGGTTTTCGAGCGGTCTTATCCATCAGAAAAAGAGTAG
- the surE gene encoding 5'/3'-nucleotidase SurE produces MNLLISNDDGVSAPGIIALEKALSQIATVRVSAPDRDHSGASNSLTLDRPLRPTFLENGFASIDGTPTDSVHLGITSLFDLEFERVVSGINSHANLGDDVIYSGTVAAATEGRFLPQPAMAVSLVNQGRNHYQTAAQVVAMLLTSNNNLSVGPRTVLNINVPDIPYDEIRGVQITRLGHRARGGEPELMVDPRGKDRYWIAAAGEGDDAGEGTDFHAVANGYVSITPIHVDMTRYDAISDLSHWIEGMK; encoded by the coding sequence ATGAACTTATTGATTTCAAATGACGATGGTGTGAGTGCTCCAGGTATTATTGCTCTTGAAAAAGCATTAAGCCAGATTGCAACTGTGAGAGTATCAGCTCCCGATCGAGATCACAGCGGAGCTAGTAATTCACTAACATTAGATCGTCCTCTTCGGCCTACATTTCTTGAGAATGGTTTTGCCTCAATCGATGGCACGCCAACTGATAGTGTTCATCTTGGTATTACCAGTTTGTTCGATCTTGAGTTTGAGCGTGTTGTATCGGGTATAAATAGTCATGCCAATTTGGGTGATGATGTAATTTATTCCGGCACTGTCGCAGCAGCAACAGAAGGGCGATTTTTACCACAACCTGCTATGGCGGTTTCATTAGTCAATCAGGGGCGTAATCACTATCAAACAGCGGCCCAGGTGGTCGCTATGTTGCTGACGAGTAACAACAACTTGTCGGTCGGGCCAAGAACCGTTTTGAATATCAATGTGCCGGATATACCTTATGACGAGATTAGAGGTGTTCAGATAACTCGTTTGGGTCATAGAGCCAGAGGGGGTGAGCCTGAGTTGATGGTTGACCCAAGAGGTAAAGACCGATATTGGATTGCTGCCGCAGGCGAGGGTGATGATGCAGGTGAAGGAACCGACTTTCACGCCGTAGCAAATGGTTATGTTTCAATTACGCCGATACATGTAGATATGACACGTTATGATGCAATCAGTGATTTAAGTCACTGGATTGAGGGGATGAAGTGA
- a CDS encoding protein-L-isoaspartate(D-aspartate) O-methyltransferase, giving the protein MTSMRTRMRLVQRLKEQGIDNQDVLDVMANTPRHIFVDEALAHRAYEDTALPIGHYQTLSQPYIVARMTQVLLESKPSRVLELGTGSGFQTAVLAQLVNEVFSVERIMPLQEKAKQRFRQLGLRNVYTRHADGGMGWPSSAPFDGIIVTAAPSEIPKELLAQLADGGRLVIPVGDDTQELTVVTRKGDSFDYQVIEPVYFVPLLGGVIR; this is encoded by the coding sequence ATGACCTCTATGCGCACAAGAATGCGCTTGGTTCAAAGGTTAAAAGAGCAAGGGATAGACAATCAAGACGTTTTGGATGTCATGGCTAATACGCCACGGCATATTTTTGTTGATGAAGCACTAGCGCATCGAGCTTACGAAGATACGGCTTTACCGATTGGGCATTATCAGACCTTATCTCAACCCTATATTGTGGCAAGAATGACCCAGGTTTTGCTGGAGTCTAAGCCATCAAGAGTTCTTGAGTTAGGCACCGGGTCCGGCTTTCAAACCGCTGTCCTCGCACAACTGGTTAATGAAGTCTTCAGCGTTGAGCGAATAATGCCCCTACAAGAGAAAGCTAAACAGAGGTTTCGCCAGTTAGGGTTGCGTAACGTTTATACCCGTCATGCTGATGGCGGTATGGGCTGGCCTAGTTCAGCACCTTTTGATGGCATTATTGTCACCGCTGCTCCGAGTGAAATACCTAAAGAGCTGCTCGCTCAGTTGGCTGATGGCGGTCGGTTAGTAATACCTGTAGGGGATGATACTCAAGAGCTCACAGTGGTTACCCGTAAAGGTGATAGCTTCGATTACCAAGTGATTGAGCCGGTATACTTTGTTCCGTTATTAGGCGGTGTTATTCGCTAG